In Microcaecilia unicolor chromosome 1, aMicUni1.1, whole genome shotgun sequence, the following are encoded in one genomic region:
- the LOC115460511 gene encoding olfactory receptor 5A2-like, translating to MNLSNRTSMFEFILIGFADFHNLQIFIFIAFLSIYVLTLLGNISIITIIKISPQLHIPMYFFISNLSFLDICYSSTITPKTLVDLVLEIKGISVLGCAAQMYCFATLAIAECFLLAVMAYDRYVAICNPLLYLVVMNRKICILLVTSLYTVSMIISAIQTGNAYSVSFCGPNEINNFYCDPVAVLKLSCSDTFLKELLLASISMVVLSSSIIAVLLSYIYIISTILRIRSSEGRRKAFSTCASHFITVTLFFGTLVFMYVFPSSHYSLNKNRTVSVIYTMIIPMVNPMIYSLRNNDVKQAVKKVMKKKISS from the coding sequence ATGAACCTAAGCAATCGAACCTCTATGTTTGAGTTCATCTTGATAGGATTTGCTGACTTTCACAATCTACAGATTTTTATCTTCATAGCTTTTTTGTCCATTTATGTTCTTACTCTACTGGGAAACATCAGCATCATCACAATAATTAAGATTTCTCCTCAACTTCACATACCCATGTATTTTTTTATCAGCAACTTATCATTCTTAGATATATGTTATTCCTCCACCATTACTCCAAAAACATTGGTAGACTTAGTACTGGAGATAAAAGGCATCTCTGTTCTCGGGTGTGCTGCACAAATGTACTGTTTTGCAACTTTGGCAATTGCAGAATGCTTCCTTCTTGCAGTGATGGCATACGATCGTTATGTGGCTATATGTAACCCACTACTTTATCTTGTGGTTATGAACAGAAAGATTTGCATTCTACTAGTTACCAGTTTATACACAGTAAGCATGATAATTTCAGCTATACAAACAGGTAATGCCTATTCTGTATCATTCTGTGGTCCCAATGAGATTAATAATTTCTATTGTGATCCCGTTGCAGTTTTAAAGCTATCCTGCTCCGATACCTTCCTGAAGGAGCTATTGCTTGCTTCTATTTCTATGGTAGTTCTCTCATCAAGTATTATCGCAGTACTTCTCTCATATATTTACATTATCTCCACTATCCTGAGAATCCGCTCATCAGAGGGAAGACGCAAAGCCTTTTCCACATGTGCCTCCCATTTCATCACAGTGACTTTATTTTTTGGGACTCTTGTATTTATGTATGTTTTCCCTAGTTCTCATTACTCACTAAACAAAAATAGAACTGTTTCTGTGATTTATACAATGATAATTCCTATGGTGAACCCTATGATCTATAGTCTCAGGAACAATGATGTCAAACAAGCAGTGAAAAAAGTTATGAAGAAAAAAATATCTTCCTAA